In the genome of Mastomys coucha isolate ucsf_1 unplaced genomic scaffold, UCSF_Mcou_1 pScaffold21, whole genome shotgun sequence, the window aaatctgcctgcctctgcctccccagtgctgggattaaaggtgcgcaccaccactgtcctgcaTGGTCTAAGGCTTTTAACCTCAAAGTCTAACCCCACTAAAGTCTGCAGGGCTATACTACCTAAATCTCACCATCTGGGGACCCAGGTGCTCAAATATGCAAGAGGAAGGCATATTGGGggttctcattcaaagcaccacaggcaAGAatctcagaaattcaaggttatcctcagtgATACAGTGagattgaagccagcctgagttatgtgagacactgtctcagaataGAGGCAAAACACATTGGCGATGAGGGATTGGGAGTTGACTCAGCTGGTAAAGCACTCGCCTCACAGAAAGCTGGCCATGCATcagcttataatcctagcactgaggaaacagagagaggaggattcCTGAGGCCTGCTGGCTGTCCAGTTTCTCACTGGGCCAGTAAGAGATCTTGTTTTAAAGGATGTGGAAAGCATTTCTGAGAATGACcctgaagttgtcctctagcTTCCAAAACAAAGcatacatacacgtgcacacacacacacacacacacacacacacacaaagaaagaaagaaagaaaatagttttaaaggcACCATTCCCAACTCCCAGGCTTTGTCCCATTTATATGTCCTATATGTCCAGTCTGATCCATCAGCTTTCCTGACTTTAGCCCACCTGTGCCACATCCATCTTCCAGGTCTTACCCACAGTGCACATCCTGTGCCCAGTTGTAGTCTAGTAACAGTGTCTCATACTCcttatcaaagaaacttctttttgcaacagatagAAATCATTATAGAAAGCTACAACTGGCCAAAATGCAGAAAACATCTGAGTGTGGAGTATGGAGCATCACCACATGGATGTATGGAGTCAGTGATATATCTACAGCACAATGCCTAtacctaaggctcaaggaacattgtgGAATGGGGTCTGGGGTGAGAAGATTGCAGGAGCAATAGGACCAGAATCTCTGTTGTGAGATTATGCCTTCTATATATGACAGAGAAGCACCATCCAATCAGTCTCAACAATGTGCTTGCCTAAATAAGATCCAAACTGTGATCCTACCAGTTGACATCCTAATGTGCATGGGGGAAGCTCACAAGACCCCACCCCCAGATGGGAAATACAGGCAATGAATGACTGCTGAAAGATGGAGAGTCAGTGAGTtaggttcctattgctgtgatgaaacaccatgaccaaaaagttGAGGGTgggtgaaggaaaccggcccgcagtttcacttcatatcgtgggtgattcacgaaccggggaagtcgagtttctgtgaaaataagcgggttaagagagagagagaccacaccaAGAAGAATGCCTTTCAAGGTGTCAtttttacttagagaaacgggaaatatatacttgaggcgaaacagtcatgtctttagCACATAAGTgggaacaggaatcgagcatatcaaagcgaggactccaggcaggagggcggatcaaagtttcaGTCCATaatgaatactgggctcccggttctggcttaatccctagctggctccagacccctggtgagccgagccgagctgctgtctcaaTGTAGTCAGCAGGACCATCACAGGTGGGGGTAGGATGaaaggagtttatttggcttacacttccacaccactgttcatcattgaaaaaAGTCAGAACACAAACTCAAgtagggcaggaagctggaggcagggaacagatgcagaggccgtggaagggtgctgcttactggcttgctcctcatggtttgctcagacTGCTGTCTTATAAAACCAAGGACcactagggatggcaccactcacaatgggctgggccctcccccatcaataacTAAGTACAAAAATGTTTTACAGCTGATTCTTATGAAGAcatatttctcagttgaagttcagagaactctagcttgtatcaacttgacataaaactagccaggatgATGAGCCTTCTTCAAAGATGAGCTCCCTAACTAGTTATCTAACACCGAGTGGTCATCCCTAAAAACATATGCACATAAGAAACATTAAGCAAACTCagcaaattatatttttatattcattcatatatatattgcatatgtgTTGATGACAATAAAAAATTTCGAAAGGCCAAGAGTTTGAGAGATGGTTGGGTAGGGAACAtgaaaggagttgaagggaaAAGAGGTGGAAGATGaagtaaatataatatacatatgaaaatatacaaatttttagagaaaagaagcaaaatgcAAGGGCCATCTGCATGCTTACATGAATCCTGTTTTGTCCCACAGATTTGCTGTGAGCTGGAAGAAAGTCAGAACCCTTGCCTGGAACTGGAGCCCTTTGAATGTGGCTGTGATGAGATCCTGGTATACCAGCAGGAGGACCCTTCTGTGACCTGTGACCAGGTGTTTCTTCTTCTCAAGGAGGTCATCAATAGGAGGTGTGCAGAGATGGTCTCTAACAGTCGGACATCCTCAACAGAAGCCGTGGCAGGCAGCGCCCCCCTGTCCCAGGGCTCTTCCGGCATTATGGAATTGTATGGTTCTGACATCGAGCCACAGCCCAGCTCTGTGAATTTCATAGAAAACCCTCCAGAGCTCAACGATTCTAACCAAGCTCAGGTGGATGTCAACGTAGACCTTGTTAGCCCTGACAGTGGCTTGGCCACCATCAGAAGCAGTCGCTCATCCAAGGAGAGCTCAGTCTTCCTCAGTGATGACAGCCCAGTGGGGGAGGGTGGTGGGCCTCACCATAGCCTTCTCCCAGGATTTGACTCCTACAGCCCCATTCCTGAAGGGATAGTTGCAGAAGAGCATGAACGCTCTGGAGAACACAGTGAACACTTTGACCTCTTCAACTTTGACTCAGCACCCATCGCTTCTGAGCAGTCCCAGCCATCTTCCCATTCTGCAGACTACTCACCAGAAGATGACTTCCCCAACAGTGATTCATCAGAAGGAAACCTCTCTGCTGGGCCGAAGGGACTTGGCGAGATGGGGATCACCATGTCCAATTACTCCTCCAGTTCTCTTTTGTCAGAGGCCGGTAAGGACAGCCTTGTGGAATTTGATGAAGAGTTTGTCCAGAGACAAGAAAGCTCAGGCGATAACTCTGAAAGAAATTTAAGCCTGACACGTTTTATAGGAGAGGACCCTTCTTCCCCTGAAAGGCTGAAGAATATTGGAAAGATGATCCCACCAACACCTATGAACAGCTTTGTTGAAATCTCACCATCAACTGAAGAGCCAACTCCACTCTATCCTGAAGATATAGTCCAAAATGCAATTGATACAGGGCATCTGGGCCCACCTCAGACCCGTACACGGTGTAGAAGCTGGTGGGGTGGCTTGGAGATTGACTCTAAAAACATTGTAGACGCATGGAACGCCAGTGAACAAGAATCCGTCTTCCAGAGCCCTGAAACATGGGAAGATCATAAGCCTGAGCCAGTTGAGCGAAGAACCTCAGATTCCACATTCCAGCCAAACAGTCTTGGATTTACAAAGTCAGATCCCTGGGAATCTGAGTTTGGACAGCCTGAAATGGGCAGCAAAGACACCCAGGaccagaagaaagaaagcttGCAATATCAGCACTCGCCTACAGTAAGGACACATTTGACAGATGCCTCTCCTCAAGGGACAAATCACCTGATAGAGGACTTTGCTGCTTTGTGGCATTCAGGACACTCACCCACGACAATGCCTGAACCCTGGGGAAATCCCACAGATGCTGGTGAAGCTGCAGTTACGATGTCCTTCCCCACCTGGGGTACATTTGATAAAGAAGATAATGCTGACACATTAAAAAATACTTGGAATCTTCATCCCACCAACAATGAGGCACCTTCTGTGCAGGACCCAAGTGAATGGGCTATGGCCCGAAGTGGGTTTTCATTCCCTGCAGCAGACCTACTAGATAATCCCCTCATTGAGGTAAATAAAGATGCAGCTCCAGAAATCTGGGGCAAGAACAACAGCTCCAAGGATAACAGTCTCACATCTGGAAGTCCCATTTCTGATCTGGGTCAAACATGGAATAATTCTAAGCTACCAGGAGGAGACCAGAATGGCTTGGTAGATCCTAAAGCCACAGGGAAAGTATATGACAAGGAAGGGTCCTGGAACCTCTTTGAGGAGAATGTTAGGAAAAAAGGGGCTGATGTCTTAGCTCCTTGGGAAGATTCCTTCTTGTCCTATAAATGCTCTGATTACAGTGCGTCCAACATAGGAGAAGATTCAGTCCCATCTCCCTTAGACACCAACTACTCCACCTCCGACTCTTACACATCACCAACATATgctggagaggaaaaagaaatggaaaacaagcCAATTGCTAAAGATAATGGTTTTGAGGCAAATGATAACTTTCCTACAGGGGGAGTTGAGGTTCTTTCAACATCACCACAGCAGTCTCAGAGAAATCGAATTGGTTCTGGTCCTGGGAACCTAGACATGTGGGCATTGCCTCACACAGAAGACAAGCCTGAAGGAAATGACTCACATCGCCCAGATAAAGATTCACTCAAGACAGAGCACACAGAAGATAAAAATGCTTCCATGGAGGATGATGTGAGGGAAAGCAGCCTATCCAGTTGTGACGACCCTAGCATGATGCAACTGTACAATGAGGCAAACCAGCAGCTCGCCCTTCTACACAGCAATACCAACTCACGCCAGACAGCCCCTGACAGCCTTGACACATGGAACCGAGTGATTCTGGAGGACACGCAGTCCACTGCAACGATCTCGGACATGGATAATGACTTGGATTGGGATGACTGCAGTGGGGGTGTGGCGATCAGGGGTGATGGTCAAGCAGAAGGTTACATAGCTGCAAATGGTGAACCTGAAACCCGGTTCTCGGTGaagcagctggaaccatggggtACAGAACATCAGGAAGCAAATCAGGTAGACTgggatctctctgcctctgctgagcCCACAGGGGATACTGGTCTCAGTGAATACCAGACCCTGAATGAGAAAAGTGGGCAGTTAATTGCAAACAGTATTTGGGATTCTGTCATGGGAGATAAAGATATGCCATCATTCAGATTACCAAACCCACCAAATACTGTAGATATGGAACATGGCACTCGGCCTTCTGAAAATCCCAGGCACTCAATAAATGGTAAGAATGACCCCATGTTAGAAACTTCTGGACTCAGTGAGTCAGGAGGACTTACATCTCATCCTGACAACCAGGACACATGGGCAGACTCCCAAGGTGACACAGCATCCTCAGTGACCAAGATGGCAAGCCCAGAACACTTTGCACAGTCAGATCCATGGACAGGCCATACTTATGGACAGAGTGAAAGTGATACGGAAGGCCTGAGAGCCTCTTATTGTGAGCCTCTTGACAAGGAGACAGCGGTAGGCTCTGAAGTGAATGGTGCCCCATGGGTCTTTGGAAAAGAGCCCAGGGACCAGGAATTCTCTTCTTCAGATGCATTTGAACACCAAGAAATCTGCAGTGCATCAGGCAAAATCAACTCTCTTTCAGTCACCTCCAGTCCTCAGAGTGAGGAACCAGAGGAGACCTTAGAAGTTGAGAAGGGACCTTATATTCTAGACTCCCTTGCTGTGCAAACAGAGACATCCACAAGTGATTTGCAGACAAAAGATACCCATGAAGAATCTCGTATGGATAATAGAAATTTAGGTGAAGCCAATGCAACATTGGATAGGATTAATCTAATGAAAAACAGGCCTTTATCTGAAATGGAACTTGAGAAAACTGAAGCCTGTAACCTTCTGAAGCCAGAAAGAGCAAATGGAAAACTACTTTATGAATCTTCTCAAAACTTTAGGATTTGGGATGGCCCTATGGACAGTGATGTATGGGATAGTCATCTAAGTTATGAGACAGTTGTGAATCCTACAGGTCAGAGCACTGAGGAAAGGTCTCTAGAAGCCCTTTCACCAGGAAACTATGACAGAGACAGCCTCTCTAGTGAGTGTACTCATTCAAGTGCATCAAGTCCTGACCTAAATGATTCCTCAGTTGCCTTGTCCTCCTGGACCTATGGACCCAGTGCTGAACATCAGAACGAGAATCAGGATGATAGGAACAAACAGATTCACCAAGAATCAGAACTATTTACCACTGAAGCCCACATAGGAGTCATTACTGAAATGAAAGACTTTGCAGAAAACAGGAAGGATGGCTTTGGAAAGATGTCTGATCAGAAGGATCCTCAATTCCCAGAAATTCCAAATGAGCCCTTCAATAGTGgttcctcatcctcttcatccAGCCTTGGAACAgataaatattcagaatattcTCATGCATATCAGGAAGGAAATTTAATGACTAGACATCAAGAGGAAAATGAACTTGGGTTTCTGGAAATTGTGGAGCCAGAGGCTACCAGGATCATATCCACAAGCTCGGGTTCTGGCCATAACAGTGGGGGTGATGAAGAGTTGCTAGAGAAGGAGCTCCATTTGGCCACAGTTGCCCAGAGTGAATCTGGGGCTTGCAATTCATTGCATGAACCTGAGTTCTTGGCCACAGAGCATTCCGAGCCTGAGTTTTCTGTCTTTGTAGGTAGTTCAGAGtcaatagagaaagaaaacaagtcaagTCCATTCAGTGACAGTCAACAAAGCAGCCCTGGTCAATGGATTTTGTCACCACTCATGCAGGCTGTCACACAGGACACATCTAAGGAGAAGGAGGCCAGAGCTCCAGAAACGGGGACCATGGTGGATACCATGTGGCATGGATCTGCCAGCACTGAACCTAAGGATGGGGACCCTGACAAATTGGAAACGCTTGGCTTCTCAGCTGACAGCAGTGAGTGGTGGAACTCTGGGGCACAGGAAGGGAGAGCAAATGCCAGTATGCCCACAGAGGAGTTGTCTAACTCAGAGGGTGAGCTAGAGACTACTTCTCCAGTATTCCAGAATGCAGGTCCATGGGGCTTACCCATTCAAAATGATAgtgaacacatggacacaggcaACACTAATCCTTTCAATGCTGAACTAAAGTCATCCTTTCTAGATAGTAATGGTGACAAGGCACAGGAGAAACTTTGGAACATTCAACCGAAGCAGCTGGATTCAGATGCCAATCAATTCAGTCAGCTTGTAATCCTGGACCAAATTAAGGACAACGATTCTGGACGGCAAACAGCCACATCTTCTGCTGCTGGTGATCTTCCTGCAGAAACTCTCACCCAAGAGCAATGCCAGGAATCTATGCTGTCTGTCTGGGACCATGCAGAACCAGCATTTGCTCACAGAGATGAAAATGGATGTGTTAGCACTGGGGTTTCACCCACTGAGTGTCAACAAGAGAACCAGTGGGAACAAGAAAAATCCTACCTCAGCTATGTGCCAAGCACTCCCACAGAAAATCTCCCTGAGATCAATGCTTCCACACAACTGATAAGGAAGTTGGACTCTGATTGGGATAGCCCCAGCCCCAGTGAGCCCCAACATAACTTTGTTCCAGATATTTTACATGGCAACTttgaagagagtgggcagctggCCTCAGCTTCACCTGATTTGTGGATGGATGTCAAGCAACCTTTCACTTTTAAATCAGATAGTGAAAATCCTGATATATTGACTCACTGTGACCATGAAAGCAACTCTCAGGCATCCAGCAGCCCTGACGTGTGTCATGATTCTGAAGGAAAGCAAGAGATGGAGAAGCATACTGGTGTTTACCTGGGACCTGAAGTGGAACCCAGTGAGTTTTATCTCACCGAGCCAAACATGAATGATGAACCAACTTGGGAACCCGAGCAGGAATGTCTCTCACACAATTTAGAACTCCGTTCTGAACATGCAATCCCCTTGCCTCCAATTAACAGTCAGAACGATATAAACAACTCATCTAAGCCTTCCTCTTCAAAAAGTTCCCCAGAACCGTCTGATATGCATGGAGACAACAGTACGAGTATAACAGCATTGGAAGAAGGCGCCAACCCAGAGGTAGAATCAGTCGACAGGACTATCCCAGGCACCAGAAGTGAAGACCCTAACACTTTTGAAACTTACCAGGAGGTCAGTGCAGAAGTCAATGGCTCTTGGGTGTCAAAAGAGCTTTGTCCTGAAAGTCAGACAGGCACTAGAGCTCTGCTTGACTGTGAGCAACCTTTGGCTTCTGAGAGCCCTGCTGTACTTACTGACATCTTCCTAGCTTCAGACACCTGCCTGGATGTAAGTGAAGCTGCCTTGGACCACAGTTTCAGTGATGCCTCCGGCCTCAACACTTCCACAGGCACTATAGATGACATGAGTAAGTTGACTCTATCAGAAGGCCATCCCGAAACACCAGTTGATGGGGATGCAGGGAAGCAAGATATCTGTTCATCTGAAGCTTCCTGGGGTGATTTTGAATATGATGCAATGGGTCAGAATATTGATGAAGAGCTGTTGAGAGAGCCTGAACACTTCCTCTATGGAGGTGATCTTCCCTCAGAGGAAAGCTCGCTGAAGCAATCACTGGCACCATACACACCCCCCTTTGATTTGTCCTATCTCACGGAACCTACTGGATGCGCTGAATCTGCACAAGGAGCTGAGTCTCCTGATGATGCATCTCTGGGAAGTGACGCAGCAGAGATGTTGCTTTCTGCTCTTCCTGATCAAAGGGAGGAAGACAGGGCCGAGACCAACTTCAGGAAACCTAGACACCAGATTACTGTGTTGCATATTCATGAAGACCCTGAGGCGCTCTCTTCACCTGTGGGAGGAACAGGTTCCAATAATGAATCTTCTCCTTCAAACATTGACTGGGAAATAGAAACAGATAATTCAGATTCACCAGCAGGTGGCGACATGAAACCACCAAACGGTAAGCAACACATGccactccaacacacacacacacacacacacacacacacacacacacacacaccttctccaCCTTTAAGGAAACCAGTGTTAATTAATTTAGTACATTTGTTAAAGTATTGCTACCAATGCAGACAGAGAAAGTAACCATATGTAAATATAACAGCTATATTGTGAAATGTCTCTTTGTGCTTGAGAAAACTGAACAGatccacaaaatgaaaatatttactagCTTGTTGAGTTTTAAGTGTTTGTTTGCAAAGACCAGAGATCATAGAATATGTTAAttaagccttttctttctttctcactttcataTTCTAGGCAAGGAGATACTGGAGTTACAAGATGAGAAAGTAATTCCCATGAAAGGGCCAGAGCAAACAAAATTAGAATACAACGAagaaaaacaggcagagaaaagTGAAGACCATCAGGTACTAGCTGTGGATTACATACTTGTAAGCCATGAAAAAGATTCATCATTGAAAccagaagccagggaagcaagagaaaACATACCTGAATTGGAACAATTATCCATAGGTTCCAGAG includes:
- the Prune2 gene encoding protein prune homolog 2 isoform X8, yielding MEEFLQRAKSKLDRSKQLDQVHAVIGPKSCDLDSLISAFTYAYFLDKVSPPGVLCLPVLNIPRTEFNYFTETRFILEELNISESFHVFRDEINLHQLNDEGKLSITLVGSHVLGSEDRTLESAVVRVINPGEQSDGELGFPESSSSLVLKELLREAPELITQQLAHLLRGSILFKWMSMDPELPEKQEEILSILEEQFPNLPPRDDIISVLQESQLSAQGLSLEQTMLKDLKELSDGEIKVAISTVNMTLEDCLLHSNITSDLKAFTDKFGFDVLILITSFTSEEQQRQQIAVYSQNLELCSQICCELEESQNPCLELEPFECGCDEILVYQQEDPSVTCDQVFLLLKEVINRRCAEMVSNSRTSSTEAVAGSAPLSQGSSGIMELYGSDIEPQPSSVNFIENPPELNDSNQAQVDVNVDLVSPDSGLATIRSSRSSKESSVFLSDDSPVGEGGGPHHSLLPGFDSYSPIPEGIVAEEHERSGEHSEHFDLFNFDSAPIASEQSQPSSHSADYSPEDDFPNSDSSEGNLSAGPKGLGEMGITMSNYSSSSLLSEAGKDSLVEFDEEFVQRQESSGDNSERNLSLTRFIGEDPSSPERLKNIGKMIPPTPMNSFVEISPSTEEPTPLYPEDIVQNAIDTGHLGPPQTRTRCRSWWGGLEIDSKNIVDAWNASEQESVFQSPETWEDHKPEPVERRTSDSTFQPNSLGFTKSDPWESEFGQPEMGSKDTQDQKKESLQYQHSPTVRTHLTDASPQGTNHLIEDFAALWHSGHSPTTMPEPWGNPTDAGEAAVTMSFPTWGTFDKEDNADTLKNTWNLHPTNNEAPSVQDPSEWAMARSGFSFPAADLLDNPLIEVNKDAAPEIWGKNNSSKDNSLTSGSPISDLGQTWNNSKLPGGDQNGLVDPKATGKVYDKEGSWNLFEENVRKKGADVLAPWEDSFLSYKCSDYSASNIGEDSVPSPLDTNYSTSDSYTSPTYAGEEKEMENKPIAKDNGFEANDNFPTGGVEVLSTSPQQSQRNRIGSGPGNLDMWALPHTEDKPEGNDSHRPDKDSLKTEHTEDKNASMEDDVRESSLSSCDDPSMMQLYNEANQQLALLHSNTNSRQTAPDSLDTWNRVILEDTQSTATISDMDNDLDWDDCSGGVAIRGDGQAEGYIAANGEPETRFSVKQLEPWGTEHQEANQVDWDLSASAEPTGDTGLSEYQTLNEKSGQLIANSIWDSVMGDKDMPSFRLPNPPNTVDMEHGTRPSENPRHSINGKNDPMLETSGLSESGGLTSHPDNQDTWADSQGDTASSVTKMASPEHFAQSDPWTGHTYGQSESDTEGLRASYCEPLDKETAVGSEVNGAPWVFGKEPRDQEFSSSDAFEHQEICSASGKINSLSVTSSPQSEEPEETLEVEKGPYILDSLAVQTETSTSDLQTKDTHEESRMDNRNLGEANATLDRINLMKNRPLSEMELEKTEACNLLKPERANGKLLYESSQNFRIWDGPMDSDVWDSHLSYETVVNPTGQSTEERSLEALSPGNYDRDSLSSECTHSSASSPDLNDSSVALSSWTYGPSAEHQNENQDDRNKQIHQESELFTTEAHIGVITEMKDFAENRKDGFGKMSDQKDPQFPEIPNEPFNSGSSSSSSSLGTDKYSEYSHAYQEGNLMTRHQEENELGFLEIVEPEATRIISTSSGSGHNSGGDEELLEKELHLATVAQSESGACNSLHEPEFLATEHSEPEFSVFVGSSESIEKENKSSPFSDSQQSSPGQWILSPLMQAVTQDTSKEKEARAPETGTMVDTMWHGSASTEPKDGDPDKLETLGFSADSSEWWNSGAQEGRANASMPTEELSNSEGELETTSPVFQNAGPWGLPIQNDSEHMDTGNTNPFNAELKSSFLDSNGDKAQEKLWNIQPKQLDSDANQFSQLVILDQIKDNDSGRQTATSSAAGDLPAETLTQEQCQESMLSVWDHAEPAFAHRDENGCVSTGVSPTECQQENQWEQEKSYLSYVPSTPTENLPEINASTQLIRKLDSDWDSPSPSEPQHNFVPDILHGNFEESGQLASASPDLWMDVKQPFTFKSDSENPDILTHCDHESNSQASSSPDVCHDSEGKQEMEKHTGVYLGPEVEPSEFYLTEPNMNDEPTWEPEQECLSHNLELRSEHAIPLPPINSQNDINNSSKPSSSKSSPEPSDMHGDNSTSITALEEGANPEVESVDRTIPGTRSEDPNTFETYQEVSAEVNGSWVSKELCPESQTGTRALLDCEQPLASESPAVLTDIFLASDTCLDVSEAALDHSFSDASGLNTSTGTIDDMSKLTLSEGHPETPVDGDAGKQDICSSEASWGDFEYDAMGQNIDEELLREPEHFLYGGDLPSEESSLKQSLAPYTPPFDLSYLTEPTGCAESAQGAESPDDASLGSDAAEMLLSALPDQREEDRAETNFRKPRHQITVLHIHEDPEALSSPVGGTGSNNESSPSNIDWEIETDNSDSPAGGDMKPPNGKEILELQDEKVIPMKGPEQTKLEYNEEKQAEKSEDHQVLAVDYILVSHEKDSSLKPEAREARENIPELEQLSIGSREIGLPETQLAGTPYTSQPESLNDVKVHSAERMSSNHKSASLENPAQDQSWMVLSHSEVGDPPAETRDLGPGSPGRTAEPFLSLSLDKGPQSQDLERNQPLDSLALEEVADLSSQSRKSKRQGQAGLDAVLTTHDNEWEMLSPQLSQKNRNLPQEMEEETQFPEPGPRKLRPKGPPSEDEGMDIPFEEGVLSPSAADMRPEPPNSLDLNGSHPRRIKLTAPNINLSLDQSEGSILSDDNLDSPDEIDINVDELDTPDEADSFEYTGHEDPIANKSSGQESESIPEYTAEEEREDNRLWRTVVIGEQEQRIDMKVIEPYRRVISHGGYYGDGLNAIIVFAACFLPDSSRADYHYVMENLFLYVISTLELMVAEDYMIVYLNGATPRRKMPGLGWMKKCYQMIDRRLRKNLKSFIIVHPSWFIRTILAVTRPFISSKFSSKIKYVTSLSELSGLIPMDCIHIPESIIKLDEELREASEAAKTSCLYNDPEMTSMEKE
- the Prune2 gene encoding protein prune homolog 2 isoform X10; the encoded protein is MEEFLQRAKSKLDRSKQLDQVHAVIGPKSCDLDSLISAFTYAYFLDKVSPPGVLCLPVLNIPRTEFNYFTETRFILEELNISESFHVFRDEINLHQLNDEGKLSITLVGSHVLGSEDRTLESAVVRVINPGEQSDGELGFPESSSSLVLKELLREAPELITQQLAHLLRGSILFKWMSMDPELPEKQEEILSILEEQFPNLPPRDDIISVLQESQLSAQGLSLEQTMLKDLKELSDGEIKVAISTVNMTLEDCLLHSNITSDLKAFTDKFGFDVLILITSFTSEEQQRQQIAVYSQNLELCSQICCELEESQNPCLELEPFECGCDEILVYQQEDPSVTCDQVFLLLKEVINRRCAEMVSNSRTSSTEAVAGSAPLSQGSSGIMELYGSDIEPQPSSVNFIENPPELNDSNQAQVDVNVDLVSPDSGLATIRSSRSSKESSVFLSDDSPVGEGGGPHHSLLPGFDSYSPIPEGIVAEEHERSGEHSEHFDLFNFDSAPIASEQSQPSSHSADYSPEDDFPNSDSSEGNLSAGPKGLGEMGITMSNYSSSSLLSEAGKDSLVEFDEEFVQRQESSGDNSERNLSLTRFIGEDPSSPERLKNIGKMIPPTPMNSFVEISPSTEEPTPLYPEDIVQNAIDTGHLGPPQTRTRCRSWWGGLEIDSKNIVDAWNASEQESVFQSPETWEDHKPEPVERRTSDSTFQPNSLGFTKSDPWESEFGQPEMGSKDTQDQKKESLQYQHSPTVRTHLTDASPQGTNHLIEDFAALWHSGHSPTTMPEPWGNPTDAGEAAVTMSFPTWGTFDKEDNADTLKNTWNLHPTNNEAPSVQDPSEWAMARSGFSFPAADLLDNPLIEVNKDAAPEIWGKNNSSKDNSLTSGSPISDLGQTWNNSKLPGGDQNGLVDPKATGKVYDKEGSWNLFEENVRKKGADVLAPWEDSFLSYKCSDYSASNIGEDSVPSPLDTNYSTSDSYTSPTYAGEEKEMENKPIAKDNGFEANDNFPTGGVEVLSTSPQQSQRNRIGSGPGNLDMWALPHTEDKPEGNDSHRPDKDSLKTEHTEDKNASMEDDVRESSLSSCDDPSMMQLYNEANQQLALLHSNTNSRQTAPDSLDTWNRVILEDTQSTATISDMDNDLDWDDCSGGVAIRGDGQAEGYIAANGEPETRFSVKQLEPWGTEHQEANQVDWDLSASAEPTGDTGLSEYQTLNEKSGQLIANSIWDSVMGDKDMPSFRLPNPPNTVDMEHGTRPSENPRHSINGKNDPMLETSGLSESGGLTSHPDNQDTWADSQGDTASSVTKMASPEHFAQSDPWTGHTYGQSESDTEGLRASYCEPLDKETAVGSEVNGAPWVFGKEPRDQEFSSSDAFEHQEICSASGKINSLSVTSSPQSEEPEETLEVEKGPYILDSLAVQTETSTSDLQTKDTHEESRMDNRNLGEANATLDRINLMKNRPLSEMELEKTEACNLLKPERANGKLLYESSQNFRIWDGPMDSDVWDSHLSYETVVNPTGQSTEERSLEALSPGNYDRDSLSSECTHSSASSPDLNDSSVALSSWTYGPSAEHQNENQDDRNKQIHQESELFTTEAHIGVITEMKDFAENRKDGFGKMSDQKDPQFPEIPNEPFNSGSSSSSSSLGTDKYSEYSHAYQEGNLMTRHQEENELGFLEIVEPEATRIISTSSGSGHNSGGDEELLEKELHLATVAQSESGACNSLHEPEFLATEHSEPEFSVFVGSSESIEKENKSSPFSDSQQSSPGQWILSPLMQAVTQDTSKEKEARAPETGTMVDTMWHGSASTEPKDGDPDKLETLGFSADSSEWWNSGAQEGRANASMPTEELSNSEGELETTSPVFQNAGPWGLPIQNDSEHMDTGNTNPFNAELKSSFLDSNGDKAQEKLWNIQPKQLDSDANQFSQLVILDQIKDNDSGRQTATSSAAGDLPAETLTQEQCQESMLSVWDHAEPAFAHRDENGCVSTGVSPTECQQENQWEQEKSYLSYVPSTPTENLPEINASTQLIRKLDSDWDSPSPSEPQHNFVPDILHGNFEESGQLASASPDLWMDVKQPFTFKSDSENPDILTHCDHESNSQASSSPDVCHDSEGKQEMEKHTGVYLGPEVEPSEFYLTEPNMNDEPTWEPEQECLSHNLELRSEHAIPLPPINSQNDINNSSKPSSSKSSPEPSDMHGDNSTSITALEEGANPEVESVDRTIPGTRSEDPNTFETYQEVSAEVNGSWVSKELCPESQTGTRALLDCEQPLASESPAVLTDIFLASDTCLDVSEAALDHSFSDASGLNTSTGTIDDMSKLTLSEGHPETPVDGDAGKQDICSSEASWGDFEYDAMGQNIDEELLREPEHFLYGGDLPSEESSLKQSLAPYTPPFDLSYLTEPTGCAESAQGAESPDDASLGSDAAEMLLSALPDQREEDRAETNFRKPRHQITVLHIHEDPEALSSPVGGTGSNNESSPSNIDWEIETDNSDSPAGGDMKPPNGKEILELQDEKVIPMKGPEQTKLEYNEEKQAEKSEDHQVLAVDYILVSHEKDSSLKPEAREARENIPELEQLSIGSREIGLPETQLAGTPYTSQPESLNDVKVHSAERMSSNHKSASLENPAQDQSWMVLSHSEVGDPPAETRDLGPGSPGRTAEPFLSLSLDKGPQSQDLERNQPLDSLALEEVADLSSQSRKSKRQGQAGLDAVLTTHDNEWEMLSPQLSQKNRNLPQEMEEETQFPEPGPRKLRPKGPPSEDEGMDIPFEEGVLSPSAADMRPEPPNSLDLNGSHPRRIKLTAPNINLSLDQSEGSILSDDNLDSPDEIDINVDELDTPDEADSFEYTGHDPIANKSSGQESESIPEYTAEEEREDNRLWRTVVIGEQEQRIDMKVIEPYRRVISHGGYYGDGLNAIIVFAACFLPDSSRADYHYVMENLFLYVISTLELMVAEDYMIVYLNGATPRRKMPGLGWMKKCYQMIDRRLRKNLKSFIIVHPSWFIRTILAVTRPFISSKFSSKIKYVTSLSELSGLIPMDCIHIPESIIKLDEELREASEAAKTSCLYNDPEMTSMEKE